One genomic window of Camelina sativa cultivar DH55 chromosome 5, Cs, whole genome shotgun sequence includes the following:
- the LOC104786142 gene encoding uncharacterized protein LOC104786142, translated as MTKSSEESDVRRTKKKINDAYNLAKGFFNHGNNIEALGITEKTISDHGDNESCYVHHELQGDIFFQLAENADDTDFKCVYLFATVAAYSESTHLFPNAFKSSTGYVRSLINLGDLLGVNKFYEKALVKAKRGLLVTQPQDSLREQLQILMNLAADKMDTTVTDMMDVTDAAYMMDASVIATRTTGNQMESTEKDPSFDQLKNFWANLDDKTKKEFLVVDFRKLIDYIENRYNKEGKACFKKCVTILDILRWRCWRCHCCPQVNYCFTDCKMHILDSHVQKYEPSRFSARPKYVDCSLADMICSGGDWKPIDAAKASNLMKDRVKSMSMEEFASVGWCSDWPVAEDAERENILKEFAEVLKSSLPKENRTLSSTLWEWLMDYTEENLELPEVPGWYLAKCSFFKNPQCICFLDLKHLEHVLKYFKQLTTDVRASLVSKVVNQLWENSQVKERIDLEGVTTYNLLLDKRLLYEEELELDKIGTVEHYKSIGIYDDVVPQGDNIVSWIIDCPEIDLEFVSQMAKGLQNREIGLATLRIVCGMVRKKEKYYDKRHKMVTYDKMLGEVKNICDREDNWKNDNQRSTYESALRVTCEELAVKQDDESKCFMAVVRDIFEKQNSPRFEVLENREIMECISRLSTSVQNDVVKEGLLRLRKSLKEKFYLIDSKILVNQSTYKNLIDVFPKLSLVEYRLVVIPLVKKFLQDKLIKMMNGSC; from the exons ATGACGAAGAGTTCAGAGGAAAGTGACGTccgaagaacaaagaagaagatcaatgaTGCATACAATCTTGCCAAAGGCTTCTTCAACCATGGTAACAACATTGAGGCTTTGGGGATAACCGAGAAAACGATTTCAGATCATGGGGACAACGAATCTTGCTACGTTCACCACGAACTGCAAGGTGATATCTTCTTTCAGCTGGCAGAAAACGCAGATGACACCGACTTCAAATGCGTCTACTTGTTTGCTACTGTCGCTGCGTATTCAGAGTCTACTCATCTGTTTCCTAACGCTTTCAAGTCCTCTACTGGCTATGTTCGTTCGCTAATCAATTTGGGTGATCTGCTTGGggtaaacaagttttatgaGAAAGCTTTGGTCAAAGCAAAACGGGGATTGTTAGTAACGCAACCTCAAGACAGTTTGAGGGAACAACTTCAGATATTGATGAATCTTGCAGCAGATAAGATGGATACGACTGTTACTGATATGATGGATGTTACTGATGCAGCATATATGATGGATGCGTCTGTTATTGCTACAAGAACTACGGGTAATCAGATGGAATCGACAGAAAAAGATCCTTCTTTTGATCAGTTGAAGAACTTTTGGGCTAATTTGGATGACAAGACCAAAAAGGAATTCTTGGTAGTAGACTTTAGAAAGCTTATAGACTATATAGAGAATCGctataacaaagaaggaaaAGCGTGTTTTAAGAAATGTGTAACAATCCTTGATATACTTCGATGGAGATGCTGGAGGTGCCACTGTTGTCCTCAGGTAAATTACTGTTTCACAGATTGCAAGATGCACATATTGGACAGCCATGTGCAGAAATATGAACCCTCCAGATTCAGTGCTCGCCCTAAATATGTGGATTGTTCATTGGCTGACATGATATGCTCTGGGGGGGATTGGAAGCCTATTGATGCGGCTAAGGCATCAAATCTGATGAAGGATAGAGTTAAGAGCATGAGCATGGAAGAGTTTGCTTCTGTTGGATGGTGTAGTGATTGGCCTGTGGCAGAGGATGCAGAGCGAGAAAACATACTCAAAGAGTTTGCTGAGGTTCTTAAATCTTCTCTCCCCAAGGAGAATCGTACTCTTTCATCTACCCTTTGGGAGTGGTTGATGGATTACACAGAAGAGAATCTGGAACTACCTGAAGTTCCTGGGTGGTATCTTGCGAAATGTAGCTTCTTTAAGAACCCGCAGTGCATCTGCTTCTTAGATCTTAAGCACCTTGAACACGTCCTCAAATATTTCAAACAGCTCACAACTGATGTTCGCGCAAGTTTGGTTTCAAAAGTAGTGAATCAGCTTTGGGAGAATTCCCAGGTCAAGGAAAGAATCGATCTTGAGGGAGTAACTACTTATAATCTGCTTCTGGACAAGAGACTGCTGTATGAAGAAGAGCTTGAATTGGATAAGATAGGGACAGTAGAGCATTATAAATCTATAGGAATTTATGATGATGTGGTGCCTCAGGGTGATAATATAGTGTCTTGGATTATTGACTGCCCAGAAATAGATCTGGAATTTGTGTCTCAAATGGCTAAGGGCTTACAGAATCGTGAGATAGGGTTAGCAACTTTGAGAATAGTATGTGGAATGGTcaggaaaaaggaaaagtattATGATAAGAGACATAAGATGGTAACCTATGATAAGATGTTGGGTGAGGTTAAGAACATTTGCGACAGAGAAGACAACTGGAAGAATGATAATCAGAGGAGCACATATGAGTCTGCGCTTCGAGTGACATGTGAAGAGCTTGCAGTAAAGCAAGATGATGAGAGCAAGTGTTTCATGGCTGTTGTAAGAGATATTTTCGAAAAACAAAACTCTCCAAGGTTTGAAGTattagaaaacagagaaattatGGAGTGTATATCCAGACTCTCTACCAGTGTCCAAAACGATGTTGTTAAAGAAGGTCTACTGAGGCTAAGGAAATCGCTGAAAGAGAag TTCTATTTGATTGATTCAAAGATTTTGGTGAATCAATCTACATACAAAAACCTAATAGATGTATTCCCAAAGCTCTCGTTAGTTGAGTATCGGTTGGTGGTCATTCCCTTGGTGAAAAAGTTCTTACAG GATAAACTGATTAAGATGATGAACGGAAGTTGCTGA
- the LOC104786143 gene encoding putative transcription elongation factor SPT5 homolog 2, which produces MSNDDHYEDKDYSFDDDSEIEEDEEEEEYEPRSSRKGSSGKKRGRSNSVSDGRRRVGKKKKSSGSAFIDWEVEVDDDIEDEDDDIVPEDNGFIVSGETELPNEEDDDDHRQFYQQRFHPDEEEEEDVEEFEKRYMERLTSMHAENDVDLEEVNDVDQQALLPSVRDPKLWLVKCAIGREREVAVCLMQKSIDVESEFKIRSAIALDHLQNYIYVEADKEAHVKEAIKGMRNIFASHKILLVPIKEMTDVLAVESKAIDLSRGTWVRMKLGIYKGDLAQVVDVDNVRKRVRVKLIPRIDLQALANKLEGGENVKKKAFAPPPRFMNIDEARELHIRVEHRRDSMTGDYFETIDGMLFKDGFLYKKVSTKSIVAQNITPTVDELERFKRSSENGEIDFVDLSTLFANRKKGHFMKGDAVIVIKGDLKNLKGWIEKVDEDNVLIRTKMKGLPNPLAVNERELCKYFEPGNFVKVVSGINKGATGMVVKVDQHMLIILSDTTKEHIRVFADHVVKSAEVTNGVTKIGYHELHDLVLLSDLSFGVIIKLDSEAIQILKGVPDRPEVSIVKASEIKYKVMKKINAQDRYKKVITVKDVVRVIEGPNKGKQGPVEKIYKGVLFIHDRHNLEHTGYICTKSSSCVLVGGSCSGADRIVESFSRLGNFRTPAPVPPSPRRFQWADMGYNLGAGTGGRHRGERRGRDDDCLLGTYVKIRLGPFKGYRGRVVEVKKNTVRVELEAKIVTVDREAILDITDNNVATPSQYNIGSQTPLHPSRTPLRPCMTPMRDSGATPIHDGMRTPMRGRAWNPYMPMSPHRDNWEDGNPGSWGTSSQYHSGSPYEAATPGSGWATSTPGRSSYSDEGTTIRNGNAPSPMTPSSASYLPSTPGGQQPMTPGTDLDVMSPDIGGDAETRFMPGILVNVHKAGEDSNPGVIRDVLPGGSCVVALGYRGEGDTVMATESEVRLVSPRKNERVKIVGGKYCGSTAKVIGLDGSEGIVRLDDSLDVKIMNLAILAKFVH; this is translated from the exons ATGTCTAATGATGATCACTACGAAGACAAAGATTATAGCTTTGACGATGATTCAGAGATCgaagaggatgaggaggaagaagaatatgaGCCGAGAAGTAGCCGTAAAGGAAGCTCAGGGAAGAAAAGGGGAAGATCAAATTCAGTTTCCGATGGTCGTCGTCGGgtagggaaaaaaaagaagtcttcAGGTTCCGCGTTCATAGACTGGGAGGTCGAGGTCGATGACGACatcgaagacgaagatgatgatataGTTCCAGAGGACAATG GTTTTATTGTAAGTGGTGAAACTGAACTTCCCaatgaggaggatgatgatgatcatagGCAATTTTACCAACAGAGGTTTCAtcctgatgaagaagaagaagaagatgttgaagagTTCGAGAAGAGATACATGGAAAGGCTTACTAGTATGCATGCAGAGAATGATGTTGACCTTGAAGAGGTTAACGACGTTGATCAGCAAGCGCTTTTGCCATCAGTTCGTGACCCAAAATTGTGGCTTGTGAAATGTGCG ATTGGCCGTGAGAGAGAAGTTGCTGTTTGTCTTATGCAAAAAAGCATAGATGTAGAATCAGAGTTCAAGATTAGATCTGCTATTGCCCTTGATCATCTTcagaactatatatatgttgaagcGGATAAGGAAGCTCACGTGAAAGAG GCTATCAAGGGCATGAGGAATATCTTTGCTAGTCATAAGATTTTACTTGTCCCCATAAAAGAAATGACTGATGTTCTTGCTGTAGAAAGTAAAGCAATCGATCTATCCCGGGGTACGTGGGTTAGAATGAAACTTGGGATATATAAGGGTGATCTAGCTCAG GTGGTTGATGTTGATAATGTTCGTAAGAGGGTCAGAGTCAAGTTGATCCCAAGAATTGATCTGCAGGCTCTAGCCAATAAGCTG GAGGGAGGAGAGAATGTCAAGAAGAAAGCTTTTGCTCCACCTCCACGTTTCATGAACATTGATGAGGCAAG GGAACTTCACATACGTGTTGAGCATCGGCGTGATTCAATGACTGGTGACTACTTTGAAACTATCGATGGTATGCTTTTCAAAGATGGGTTTCTCTACAAGAAAGTATCAACAAAGTCGATTGTTGCTCAGAATATTACACCAACCGTCGATGAACTTGAAAGATTCAAGAGATCAAGTGAAAATGGGGAGATCGACTTTGTTGATCTGTCAACTTTATTTGCAAATAGAAAGAAGGGTCATTTCATGAAAGGTGATGCGGTCATCGTTATCAAGGGTGATCTAAAAAACTTAAAGGGTTGGATTGAGAAAGTAGATGAAGATAATGTTCTTATCAGAACAAAGATGAAAGGTCTTCCT AATCCTCTTGCTGTGAATGAGAGAGAGCTTTGCAAATACTTTGAACCTGGAAATTTTGTGAAAGTTGTGTCTGGCATTAATAAAGGAGCAACTGGCATGGTTGTCAAAGTTGATCAGCATATGCTTATCATTCTGTCTGATACAACCAAAGAGCAT aTTCGTGTCTTCGCTGATCATGTTGTCAAGAGTGCAGAAGTGACTAATGGTGTCACAAAAATTGGATATCATGAACTTCATGATCTTGTGCTTCTAAG TGACTTGAGCTTTGGAGTAATCATAAAACTTGATAGTGAAGCTATCCAG ATTCTCAAAGGGGTTCCTGACAGGCCGGAAGTCTCTATTGTCAAAGCCAGCGAAATAAAATACAAAGTTATGAAGAAAATCAATGCGCAAGACCGTTACAAAAAGGTCATCACAGTGAAAGATGTTGTCAGGGTCATTGAGGGTCCTAACAAA GGTAAACAAGGTCCAGTGGAGAAAATCTACAAAGGAGTGTTGTTTATACATGACCGACATAACCTTGAACACACTGGATATATCTGCACTAAAAGCTCATCTTGTGTTCTTGTTGGTGGATCATGTTCCGGCGCAGACAGAATT GTTGAGTCCTTCTCAAGGTTAGGCAATTTCAGGACACCAGCACCGGTTCCGCCATCTCCAAGAAGATTTCAATGGGCTGACATGGGATATAACC TTGGAGCTGGAACTGGAGGGAGACATCGAGGTGAAAGAAGGGGAAGAGATGACGATTGCTTGCTGGGTACTTATGTGAAAATTCGTCTGGGGCCTTTCAAGGGATATAGGGGGCGTGtagttgaagtaaaaaaaaatacagtgcGTGTGGAACTCGAGGCAAAGATTGTGACAG TTGATCGGGAAGCGATATTGGATATAACTGATAATAACGTAGCCACACCCTCTCAGTATAATATTGGAAGCCAAACTCCTCTACATCCTTCACGGACTCCACTTCGTCCTTGTATGACTCCGATGCGGGATTCTGGAG CTACACCTATCCATGATGGAATGAGGACACCTATGCGTGGTAGAGCTTGGAATCCTTACATGCCTATGAGTCCTCACAG GGATAACTGGGAAGATGGGAATCCGGGATCATGGGGAACAAGTTCACAGTATCAT AGTGGAAGTCCATATGAAGCAGCTACGCCTGGATCAGGATGGGCTACTAGTACTCCTGGTCGTAGTAGTTACAGTGATGAAGGAACAACAATAAGAAATG GTAATGCTCCAAGTCCTATGACACCAAGCTCTGCTTCCTATCTACCTAGCACTCCCGGAGGACAACAACCAATGACACCTGGAACTGATCTTGATGTCATGTCTCCTGATATAG GTGGGGACGCAGAAACAAGGTTCATGCCTGGTATTTTGGTCAATGTACACAAGGCTGGAGAGGATAGCAATCCTGGCGTCATCCGAGATGTTCTTCCG GGTGGGTCATGTGTAGTAGCTCTTGGATACAGAGGTGAAGGCGACACGGTAATGGCGACAGAGAGTGAAGTGAGGCTAGTTAGTCCGAGGAAGAACGAACGTGTGAAGATTGTTGGAGGCAAATATTGTGGTTCAACAGCTAAGGTCATTGGTTTAGACGGATCGGAGGGTATAGTTAGGCTAGATGACAGTCTCGATGTCAAGATTATGAACTTGGCTATATTAGCCAAGTTTGTTCATTAG
- the LOC104789003 gene encoding uncharacterized protein LOC104789003 translates to MEKGSEKSDDGTTGNKLVEATELAREFWTKGDRVVALELTEKTISDHGKHEKCFGLHELQGDIFFNQAMETVNADVKCVYLFASVDAYSMATLLSPNALRSFRGYARSLIDLGDQLGMYKFYEKVSKAKPGLSIMRPQRQSTEKDYFGKMMKKLQNLIDLATEKMHATVTLPDTGSMAIQKPEKGDPNSLNRLKNIWKEPGKEDRYSFNRLKNIWAKLDDKTKREFLVVDFEKLLAYIQYKHGTELKEQFQKCVPMANNLHWRCWKCQVNYCFTDCKMHILDNHVHRFEPESSASPKHVDGVLADMIFYGDWKLVDAAKAANLFKDRIKSKEEFVYVNGWCSDWPVAEDAERENILKEFAEVLKSSLPKENRTLSSTLWEWLMDYTEENLELPEVPGWYLAKYSFFKNPQCICFLDIKHLEHVLKYFKQLTTDVRASLVSKVVNQLWKNCQVKERINLEGVTTYNLLLDKRLLYEEELELDKIGTVEHYKSIGIYDDVVPQGDKIVSWILDCPEIDREFVSHMAKGLHNREIWLAVLSIVRCMVSKHESYYDMKYKMLNYEKMLGEVETLCDKEDNRKNANQVSTYESAVRMTCKELVVKQDDDSKCFLAVVRDIFERQKSPRIEALEDIVCIPKFYTAIENDDVKESLLRLKKSLKVEFGLIDSKILLNEYEYKKLIDVFPKLSAVEYRLVVLPFVKKFLQDKLKKMMKTDRSSSVDDGDSVEREHKKRHLS, encoded by the exons ATGGAGAAGGGTTCAGAAAAAAGTGACGACGGAACGACAGGAAATAAGCTCGTCGAAGCAACTGAACTTGCCAGAGAGTTCTGGACCAAAGGTGACCGTGTTGTGGCTTTGGAATTAACCGAGAAGACGATTTCTGATCATGGGAAACACGAAAAATGCTTTGGACTCCACGAACTGCAAGGTGATATCTTCTTTAACCAAGCGATGGAAACAGTTAACGCCGACGTCAAATGCGTTTACTTGTTTGCCTCTGTCGATGCGTATTCAATGGCTACTCTTCTCTCTCCTAACGCTCTAAGGTCCTTTCGTGGCTATGCACGTTCCCTTATCGATTTGGGCGATCAGCTTGGGATGTACAAGTTTTATGAGAAAGTGTCCAAAGCAAAGCCGGGATTGTCCATAATGCGACCTCAAAGACAGTCTACAGAGAAAGACTATTTTGgcaagatgatgaagaaacttCAGAACTTGATAGATCTTGCAACAGAGAAGATGCATGCGACTGTGACTCTTCCTGATACAGGTTCTATGGCTATTCAGAAACCGGAAAAGGGAGATCCTAATTCTTTGAATAGATTGAAGAACATTTGG AAAGAACCGGGGAAGGAAGATCGTTATTCTTTTAATAGATTGAAGAACATTTGGGCTAAGTTGGATGACAAGACCAAAAGGGAGTTTTTGGTGGTAGACTTTGAAAAGCTTTTAGCTTATATACAGTATAAGCACGGGACGGAACTAAAAGAACAGTTTCAGAAATGTGTACCCATGGCCAATAATCTTCATTGGAGATGTTGGAAGTGCCAGGTAAACTACTGTTTTACAGATTGCAAGATGCACATCTTAGATAACCATGTGCACAGATTTGAACCTGAATCCAGTGCTAGTCCTAAGCATGTGGATGGGGTTTTGGCTGACATGATATTCTATGGGGATTGGAAGCTTGTTGATGCGGCTAAAGCAGCAAATCTGTTCAAGGATAGAATTAAGAGCAAGGAAGAGTTTGTTTATGTTAATGGATGGTGTAGTGATTGGCCTGTGGCAGAGGATGCAGAGCGAGAAAACATACTCAAAGAGTTTGCTGAGGTTCTTAAATCTTCTCTCCCCAAGGAGAATCGTACTCTTTCATCTACCCTTTGGGAGTGGTTGATGGATTACACAGAAGAGAATCTGGAACTACCTGAAGTTCCTGGGTGGTATCTTGCGAAATATAGCTTCTTTAAGAACCCGCAGTGCATCTGCTTCTTAGATATTAAGCACCTTGAACACGTCCTCAAATATTTCAAACAGCTCACAACTGATGTTCGCGCAAGTTTGGTTTCAAAAGTAGTGAATCAGCTTTGGAAAAATTGCCAGGTCAAGGAAAGAATCAATCTTGAGGGAGTAACTACTTATAATCTGCTTCTGGACAAGAGACTTCTGTATGAAGAAGAGCTTGAATTGGATAAGATAGGGACAGTAGAGCATTATAAATCTATAGGAATTTATGATGATGTGGTGCCTCAGGGTGATAAGATAGTGTCTTGGATTCTTGATTGCCCTGAAATCGATCGGGAATTTGTGTCTCACATGGCAAAGGGCCTACACAATCGTGAGATATGGTTAGCAGTTTTGAGTATAGTAAGATGCATGGTTAGTAAACATGAAAGCTACTATGATATGAAATACAAGATGCTAAACTATGAGAAGATGTTGGGTGAGGTTGAGACCCTTTGCGACAAAGAAGACAACCGGAAGAATGCTAATCAGGTGAGCACATATGAGTCTGCTGTTCGAATGACATGTAAAGAGCTTGTAGTAAAGCAAGATGATGATAGCAAATGTTTCTTGGCTGTTGTAAGAGATATTTTCGAAAGACAAAAATCTCCAAGAATTGAAGCACTAGAAGATATTGTGTGTATACCCAAATTCTATACCGCTATCGAAAATGATGATGTTAAAGAAAGTCTGTTGAGACTAAAGAAATCACTGAAAGTGGAG TTTGGTTTGATTGACTCAAAGATTTTGCTGAACGAATATGAGTACAAAAAGCTAATAGATGTATTCCCAAAGCTATCGGCAGTTGAGTATCGCTTGGTGGTCCTTCCGTTTGTGAAGAAGTTCTTACAG GATAAActgaagaaaatgatgaaaacagATAGGAGCAGTTCAGTTGATGATGGGGATTCTGTTGAACGAGAACATAAGAAGAGACATCTTTCATAA